In Phycicoccus sp. M110.8, the following are encoded in one genomic region:
- a CDS encoding DUF1905 domain-containing protein yields MTTFRTVLQATGGNNVGIVVPEETVLAFDRGKRVPVVVTIDGDYTYRTTIGVMGGRYLVSFNAETRKQTGRGAGDEVEVELVADPDR; encoded by the coding sequence ATGACGACCTTCCGCACGGTGCTCCAGGCGACAGGCGGCAACAACGTGGGCATCGTCGTTCCCGAGGAGACGGTGCTCGCCTTCGACCGCGGGAAGCGGGTCCCCGTCGTGGTGACGATCGACGGCGACTACACCTACAGGACGACCATCGGGGTGATGGGAGGCCGCTACCTCGTCTCGTTCAACGCGGAGACCCGCAAGCAGACGGGACGCGGCGCGGGCGATGAGGTCGAGGTGGAGCTGGTGGCCGACCCGGACCGCTGA
- the aroC gene encoding chorismate synthase: MLRWLTAGESHGPALLATMEGLPAGVQVTTKDVAAALARRRLGFGRGARMKFEQDEVEFLGGVRHGVTMGSPVAIRVGNTEWPKWQTVMAADPVSDEAYAAADDVNAEKEVARNRPLTRPRPGHADLVGMQKYGFDDARPVLERASARETAARVALGEVASRFLEQAYGIRLVSHTVAIGTAGVADEAPLPTPDQVEEVDADPVRTLDAAGSAAMVAEVEAAKKDGDTLGGVVEVLAYGLPPGLGSHVHWDRRLDARLAGALMGIQAIKGVEVGDGFRTAARRGSAAHDEMERDAEGTIRRRTGRAGGTEGGMSTGDVLRVRAAMKPISTVPRALDTVDTTGAEAAKAIHQRSDVCAVPAAGVVAEAMVALVLAEACLEKFGGDSVAETARNHAAYLASIPEAMRTW; encoded by the coding sequence ATGCTCCGCTGGTTGACCGCAGGTGAGTCCCACGGCCCCGCCCTGCTCGCGACGATGGAGGGGCTGCCGGCCGGCGTGCAGGTGACCACCAAGGACGTCGCCGCCGCCCTGGCCCGCCGTCGCCTCGGCTTCGGCCGCGGGGCCCGGATGAAGTTCGAGCAGGACGAGGTGGAGTTCCTCGGCGGGGTGCGCCACGGGGTGACGATGGGCTCGCCCGTCGCCATCCGGGTCGGCAACACCGAGTGGCCCAAGTGGCAGACCGTCATGGCCGCGGACCCGGTCTCGGACGAGGCGTACGCCGCCGCCGACGACGTCAACGCCGAGAAGGAGGTCGCGCGCAACAGGCCGCTCACCCGCCCGCGTCCCGGCCACGCCGACCTCGTCGGCATGCAGAAGTACGGCTTCGACGACGCCCGCCCGGTGCTGGAGCGCGCCTCCGCCCGGGAGACTGCCGCCCGGGTCGCGCTCGGCGAGGTCGCGTCGCGGTTCCTCGAGCAGGCGTACGGCATCCGGCTCGTCTCGCACACGGTCGCGATCGGCACCGCGGGCGTCGCCGACGAGGCGCCGCTGCCCACCCCGGACCAGGTCGAGGAGGTCGACGCCGACCCGGTGCGCACCCTCGACGCCGCCGGCAGCGCCGCCATGGTCGCCGAGGTCGAGGCCGCCAAGAAGGACGGCGACACGCTCGGCGGGGTCGTCGAGGTCCTCGCCTACGGCCTGCCGCCGGGCTTGGGCTCGCACGTGCACTGGGACCGTCGCCTCGACGCGCGTCTCGCCGGCGCCCTCATGGGGATCCAGGCGATCAAGGGCGTCGAGGTGGGCGACGGGTTCCGCACGGCCGCGCGGCGGGGTTCGGCCGCGCACGACGAGATGGAGCGCGACGCCGAAGGGACGATCAGGCGTCGCACCGGCCGTGCGGGCGGCACCGAGGGCGGCATGTCCACCGGTGACGTGCTGCGGGTGCGTGCTGCGATGAAGCCGATCTCGACCGTGCCGCGCGCCCTCGACACCGTCGACACCACCGGCGCCGAGGCTGCCAAGGCGATCCACCAGCGGTCCGACGTGTGCGCCGTCCCGGCAGCCGGCGTGGTGGCCGAGGCGATGGTCGCCCTGGTCCT
- a CDS encoding DUF2071 domain-containing protein: MTGVGTFALRPPSLAGEVERRLLVNFRVDPTVIGRLLPPGFRPQIVDGYAVAGICLIRLGSMRPRGLPAWVGLRSENAAHRVAVEWDSPRGIRTGVYIPRRDSSSPVNVLVGGRLFPGEHHRADFDVSESTERMRVAFAARDGSAEVSVAVGITDQLRGSRLFADVAAASAFFERGSVGYSGTRDPGRFDGLALRTNAWRVDPAEVLEAHSSFFSDRSAFPDGSAQLDCALVMRRVPVTWEPLTPLEPTASTVGSS, translated from the coding sequence GTGACCGGGGTGGGGACCTTCGCGCTGAGACCGCCCAGCCTGGCGGGAGAGGTCGAGCGCCGGCTGCTGGTCAACTTCCGGGTCGACCCCACCGTGATCGGCCGCCTGCTGCCGCCGGGGTTCCGACCCCAGATCGTCGACGGGTATGCCGTCGCCGGGATCTGCCTGATCCGGCTCGGTTCGATGCGCCCGCGCGGGCTGCCCGCGTGGGTCGGCCTGCGCAGCGAGAACGCTGCCCACCGCGTTGCGGTGGAGTGGGACTCCCCGCGTGGGATCCGGACCGGCGTCTACATCCCCCGACGAGACAGCAGCTCACCGGTCAACGTCCTCGTCGGTGGGCGCCTGTTCCCCGGTGAGCACCACCGTGCCGACTTCGACGTCAGTGAGTCGACCGAGCGGATGCGCGTGGCCTTCGCAGCCCGCGACGGGAGTGCCGAGGTCAGCGTGGCTGTCGGCATCACGGACCAGCTGCGCGGCAGCAGGCTGTTCGCCGACGTGGCTGCCGCCTCGGCCTTCTTCGAGCGCGGGTCGGTCGGGTACTCAGGCACACGCGATCCCGGGCGGTTCGACGGGCTCGCCCTGCGCACCAACGCCTGGCGAGTTGACCCGGCCGAGGTGTTGGAGGCGCACTCCTCGTTCTTCTCCGACCGGTCGGCATTCCCTGACGGGTCTGCGCAGCTCGACTGCGCGCTCGTCATGCGGCGTGTCCCCGTCACGTGGGAACCGCTGACGCCGCTCGAGCCGACGGCATCGACGGTCGGATCCTCGTAG